The genomic window TTGCTGGAAATCCTCCTATTACGCTCCAGCAAGATGTTCCACCACGCCGTCGTCAAAGTCATTGCAATCACttatcttatactccctccatctatttttgatagtcatatttcatcttgacacacagaccaatgataagtgattttacttatcatccatttaaacatactactagtcattcctcgtaaacaagtgattcattaatatttacatttctcgatgtccatgcaaccaatcttgtgtggaagaatggagagtcatacattaaatccgagaaaatcattaagataataggttgttggattgaaatatgcctatcaaaaatagatttttcagatttggaaatatagatggagggagtaatgaaCAACAAATTAAGTTACCCACACAATAAGTATATTTCACAGGAATTATAGCACAAGCGAAGAGAGTACATAAACATGGATTTTTGAATAGCTAACATTACAAACCCCATGTACAAACATGGTACAACGAAACTTACAGCTCTAATACAATGTTTTCAACTACTACTAATTTACAAGGTGGCCACAATTAATATCCAATTGAACGGTGTCCAAAACAACTGGACAcagttgcaaattgcaatgctACACACACAACTTCATGCTCGATCACACGGAGCTTAATCATGCTCCTCTCTCGAGCAATCATCAATCAGAtcacatattattattattctgagAGCCAATCTACACATGCTCCCAAGTTTAttcttaatttattattaattgATTCAATAATAAACTCGCCATTGACGAGCTCAACATCCCAATCATTGTGGcaagcttcgccgccggccgggaaAGCAAGCAATGAATCagtcgtcgtctccgccgccggggCATCCGGACCCCGCGGCGACCTTCCtcccctgcggcggcggcggtggcgcggccgggGACGCCGGTGGCGAGtcgaggcagcggcggagcagcctcgcgacggcggcgacgaggtcgtcctccgccgcggcgccccccgcgcgcggcgcggcggagcgcgcgAACGCAACGTGCCGGTCGAACGCCTCCGCCGTGGTGATGGTGgcctccccggcgccggcgcggcggatcTCGTCGCCCACGGCCTCCGCGCAGAGGCCGCACACCCACCGCCCCATGTACTCCTCCCGCACCGCCGCGATGTACCGCGGCGTGCACTCCTCCGTGAAGCCGCAGCACTCGCACCTGGCTGCCTCCACCTCcatgtcgacgacgacgacgacggctactcctcctctctccttacCGCTCCTTCTCCCAGACGGCGTAGGcggggacggtggcggcgctcggc from Oryza glaberrima chromosome 6, OglaRS2, whole genome shotgun sequence includes these protein-coding regions:
- the LOC127775570 gene encoding uncharacterized protein LOC127775570, with translation MEVEAARCECCGFTEECTPRYIAAVREEYMGRWVCGLCAEAVGDEIRRAGAGEATITTAEAFDRHVAFARSAAPRAGGAAAEDDLVAAVARLLRRCLDSPPASPAAPPPPPQGRKVAAGSGCPGGGDDD